One genomic region from Bacillus rossius redtenbacheri isolate Brsri chromosome 6, Brsri_v3, whole genome shotgun sequence encodes:
- the LOC134533414 gene encoding TWiK family of potassium channels protein 12-like: protein MDGYDGKDLQDGDRQWSFSGALLYSVTVITTIGYGNLSPKTSEGKVVTMLYALVGVPLMLLCLSNLGSLLAGTFQFAYSHARCEACERQQQQEEQQQQQQVEQQQKAESRQAESRRAVPVPVPVPAPAPLTCTINPRARGRPRPPLGPEVRALLAECAEYSRAQEVLRELRARGEGEPEPEDADVEPSVPTHDTPSRVPLIWRPPDDQHVQKRPPTPPPRRPKPDVTEPAAGAAGPACPRRRRREARVPVYIVLLVLVLYICLGAAVFAAWEEWSFLDGAYFCFITLSTIGFGDMVPGKSFQRTDTRDGQLKLVACCAYLILGLVLIAMSFNLVQEEVLAKCRQAALYLGILKRTERR, encoded by the exons ATGGACGGCTACGACGGCAAGGACCTGCAAGACGGGGACCGCCAGTGGTCCTTCAGCGGCGCGCTGCTCTACTCCGTCACCGTCATCACCACCATCG GGTACGGTAACCTGTCCCCGAAGACGTCCGAGGGCAAGGTGGTGACGATGCTGTACGCGCTGGTCGGCGTGCCGCTGATGCTGCTGTGCCTGTCGAACCTGGGTTCGCTGCTGGCCGGCACCTTCCAGTTCGCCTACTCGCACGCGCGCTGCGAGGCGTGCGAGCGGCAGCAGCAGCAGGAggaacagcagcagcagcagcaggtcgAGCAGCAGCAGAAGGCGGAGAGCCGGCAGGCGGAGAGCCGGCGGGCCgtgccggtgccggtgccggtgccggCGCCGGCGCCGCTGACCTGCACCATCAACCCGCGGGCGCGGGGCCGCCCCAGGCCGCCGCTGGGGCCCGAGGTGCGCGCGCTGCTGGCCGAGTGCGCCGAGTACTCGCGCGCCCAGGAGGTGCTGCGCGAGCTGCGCGCCCGCGGTGAGGGCGAGCCGGAGCCGGAGGACGCCGACGTCGAGCCCAG CGTCCCGACGCACGACACGCCGTCCCGGGTGCCGCTGATCTGGCGACCGCCAGACGACCAGCACGTCCAGAAGCGGCCGCCGACGCCGCCGCCGCGCCGCCCCAAGCCCGACGTGACGGAGCCGGCGGCGGGCGCCGCGGGGCCGGCCTgcccccggcggcggcggcgcgagGCGCGGGTGCCAGTGTACATCGTGCTGCTGGTGCTGGTGCTGTACATCTGCCTGGGCGCCGCCGTGTTCGCCGCCTGGGAGGAGTGGAGCTTCCTGGACGGGGCCTACTTCTGCTTCATCACGCTGTCCACCATCGGTTTCGGCGACATGGTGCCGGGCAAGTCCTTCCAGCGCACGGACACGCGCGACGGCCAGCTCAAGCTGGTGGCGTGCTGCGCCTACCTCATCCTGGGGCTGGTGCTCATCGCCATGTCCTTCAACCTGGTGCAGGAGGAGGTGCTGGCCAAGTGCCGCCAGGCGGCGCTCTACCTAGGCATCCTCAAGAGGACGGAGCGCCGCTGA